The proteins below are encoded in one region of Pseudonocardia sp. DSM 110487:
- a CDS encoding glycerol-3-phosphate dehydrogenase/oxidase — protein MTADLSPAGREAALAAAKGGTFDVAVVGGGVTGAGVALDAAARGLSVVLLEAGDLASGTSSRSGKTVHGGLRYLEQLNFALVAEALHERDLMVRTLAPHLVTPEPFLFPLTKRWERPYIGAGVLLYDLMAAAGRTGGRGGVPHHRHLTRRGALREAPGLDPRVVTGALQYYDGRMDDARHTLAVARTAAAHGAVVLSHAPVVDVLRDGPRVTGVSVEASGSRFDVTASVVVNAAGVWAADVQAMAGPPTFAVQPAKGVHLLVDQGAFDSRTGILARAEDSVIILRKWFGHWLLGTTDTAYDGDRRAPTVAREDVDYLLRNVNRYLARPLSRDDVLGTFAGLRPLLAPVARDAATTSALSRDHTVIEEPAGMVTVVGGKYTTYRRMARDAVDAVGRALGHTLPPSPTAGLPLVGAAGWQAVANRVPRLAAEYGVPEEHVRRMLHRYGDELPDVLAPIRTEPALGRPLPGADGYLPVEFQRAVTHEGALTLVDVLHRRTHLAIERTDAGLPAAPAVAALLAPLLGWDADRQALEVAAYRAEVERDRAGLAAEQPRAPVDGGASGTIART, from the coding sequence GTGACCGCCGACCTCTCCCCCGCAGGCCGGGAGGCCGCGCTCGCGGCCGCGAAGGGCGGCACCTTCGACGTCGCCGTGGTCGGCGGCGGCGTCACCGGTGCCGGCGTCGCGCTCGACGCCGCGGCGCGCGGCCTGTCGGTCGTGCTGCTCGAGGCAGGCGACCTGGCGTCGGGCACGTCGTCCCGGTCCGGCAAGACCGTGCACGGCGGGCTGCGCTACCTCGAGCAGCTCAACTTCGCGCTCGTCGCGGAAGCGTTGCACGAGCGCGACCTGATGGTGCGCACGCTCGCCCCGCACCTGGTCACGCCCGAGCCGTTCCTGTTCCCGCTGACGAAGCGCTGGGAGCGGCCCTACATCGGCGCGGGCGTGCTGCTCTACGACCTGATGGCGGCCGCTGGGCGCACCGGTGGGCGCGGCGGCGTGCCGCACCACCGCCACCTGACGCGGCGCGGCGCGCTGCGCGAGGCGCCCGGCCTCGACCCGCGCGTCGTCACCGGAGCGCTGCAGTACTACGACGGCCGCATGGACGACGCGCGGCACACGCTCGCCGTCGCCAGGACGGCCGCCGCGCACGGGGCCGTGGTGCTCAGCCATGCGCCGGTGGTGGACGTGCTGCGGGACGGTCCACGGGTCACCGGCGTGTCCGTCGAGGCGTCCGGCAGTCGGTTCGACGTCACGGCGTCGGTGGTGGTCAACGCGGCCGGGGTGTGGGCGGCCGACGTCCAGGCGATGGCCGGCCCGCCGACCTTCGCGGTGCAGCCGGCCAAGGGCGTGCACCTGCTGGTGGACCAGGGCGCGTTCGACTCGCGGACGGGCATCCTCGCCCGCGCCGAGGACTCCGTGATCATCCTGCGGAAGTGGTTCGGGCACTGGCTGCTCGGCACCACCGACACGGCGTACGACGGGGACCGACGCGCGCCGACCGTGGCGCGGGAGGACGTCGACTACCTGCTGCGCAACGTCAACCGCTACCTCGCCCGCCCGCTCTCCCGCGACGACGTGCTCGGCACGTTCGCCGGGCTGCGCCCGCTCCTCGCGCCGGTCGCTCGTGATGCCGCCACGACGTCGGCGCTCTCACGCGATCACACCGTGATCGAGGAACCCGCCGGGATGGTCACGGTCGTCGGCGGCAAGTACACGACGTACCGGCGGATGGCGCGCGACGCCGTCGACGCGGTCGGCAGGGCTCTCGGCCACACCCTTCCGCCGTCCCCGACCGCCGGCCTCCCGCTCGTGGGGGCAGCGGGCTGGCAGGCGGTGGCCAACCGCGTGCCTCGGCTCGCCGCGGAGTACGGCGTCCCGGAGGAGCACGTGCGCCGGATGCTCCACCGCTACGGCGACGAGCTCCCGGACGTCCTCGCCCCGATCCGCACCGAGCCCGCGCTGGGCCGCCCGCTCCCCGGAGCCGATGGCTACCTGCCGGTGGAGTTCCAGCGGGCCGTCACGCACGAGGGCGCCCTCACGCTCGTCGACGTGCTGCACCGTCGCACGCACCTGGCGATCGAGCGCACGGACGCCGGGCTGCCCGCGGCCCCGGCCGTCGCCGCCCTGCTCGCCCCGCTGCTGGGCTGGGACGCGGACCGGCAGGCGCTGGAGGTGGCGGCGTACCGGGCGGAGGTGGAACGCGACCGGGCGGGCCTCGCGGCGGAGCAGCCGCGTGCGCCGGTCGACGGTGGAGCGAGCGGCACGATCGCTCGCACCTAG
- a CDS encoding SDR family NAD(P)-dependent oxidoreductase translates to MELTGKVAVVTGAAVGIGRALARRLGAEGSAVVVADIDEANGARTAELIGPAAAFVPVDVRCDEHLSAMIATAVDRFGDLHVLVNNAGGGGHIGPHFPDAPAATWAAKLELNLTSAMRATQLALEPMRTSGGGVVVNIASSAGVGTGSYQSPEYAAAKAGLVRFTTAASSLSGVRVNCVVPGWIATERAEAELAAMTPAELAAAPIPVPMDEVADAVVDLVRDNSAAGRVVMIPDRRRG, encoded by the coding sequence ATGGAGCTGACGGGGAAGGTCGCGGTTGTCACAGGAGCGGCGGTCGGGATCGGCCGTGCGCTCGCCAGACGGCTCGGCGCGGAGGGGTCCGCCGTCGTGGTCGCCGACATCGACGAGGCGAACGGCGCCCGCACCGCCGAGCTGATCGGCCCGGCCGCGGCGTTCGTGCCGGTCGACGTGCGCTGCGACGAGCACCTCTCGGCGATGATCGCGACGGCGGTCGACCGGTTCGGCGACCTCCACGTCCTGGTCAACAACGCCGGGGGCGGCGGGCACATCGGCCCACACTTCCCCGATGCGCCCGCCGCGACGTGGGCCGCGAAGCTCGAGCTCAACCTGACCAGCGCGATGCGCGCCACCCAGCTCGCGCTGGAGCCAATGCGCACCTCCGGCGGCGGCGTGGTCGTCAACATCGCTTCGAGCGCTGGCGTCGGCACCGGGTCGTACCAGTCGCCGGAGTACGCCGCGGCGAAGGCGGGACTGGTCCGGTTCACCACCGCGGCCAGCTCGCTGTCCGGGGTCCGGGTCAACTGCGTGGTCCCGGGCTGGATCGCGACGGAGCGCGCCGAGGCCGAGCTCGCCGCGATGACGCCGGCTGAGCTGGCCGCGGCGCCGATCCCGGTGCCGATGGACGAGGTCGCCGACGCCGTCGTGGACCTCGTGCGTGACAACTCGGCGGCGGGCCGGGTCGTGATGATCCCAGACAGAAGGCGAGGCTGA
- a CDS encoding 1-aminocyclopropane-1-carboxylate deaminase: MSLDDFDRYPLLFGPSPVHRLDRLTAHLGGAEIWAKREDCNSGIAYGGNKTRKLEYLVADALAKGCDTLVSIGGVQSNHTRQVAAVAARVGMKCVLVQESWVDWPDAVYDKVGNILLSRLAGADVRLVKAGFGIGFKESWQQALTEIEERGGKPYPIPAGASDHRLGGLGFANWAFEVAEQERQLGVFFDTIIVCSVTGSTQAGMIAGFAALGGRPRRVLGIDGSAKPKETWDQIARIARNTAALIGVERELGDDEILLDERYHAGIYGIPDDTTIDAMKLAARAEGMITDPVYEGKSMAGLIDLVSRGEIAADSTVLYAHLGGQPALNGYSALVD; this comes from the coding sequence TTGTCACTCGACGATTTCGACCGCTACCCGCTGCTGTTCGGCCCGTCCCCCGTGCACCGGCTCGACCGGCTCACCGCGCACCTCGGCGGGGCCGAGATCTGGGCGAAGCGGGAGGACTGCAACTCCGGCATCGCCTACGGCGGCAACAAGACCCGCAAGCTGGAGTACCTCGTCGCGGATGCGCTCGCCAAGGGCTGCGACACGCTCGTGTCGATCGGCGGCGTGCAGTCCAACCACACCCGTCAGGTCGCCGCCGTGGCGGCCCGCGTCGGGATGAAGTGCGTGCTCGTCCAGGAGAGCTGGGTGGACTGGCCCGACGCGGTGTACGACAAGGTCGGCAACATCCTGCTGTCCCGCCTTGCAGGCGCGGATGTCCGGCTGGTGAAGGCCGGGTTCGGCATCGGCTTCAAGGAGAGCTGGCAGCAGGCCCTCACCGAGATCGAGGAACGCGGGGGCAAGCCGTACCCGATCCCCGCAGGCGCCTCCGACCACCGCCTCGGCGGGCTCGGCTTCGCGAACTGGGCGTTCGAGGTCGCCGAGCAGGAGCGTCAGCTCGGGGTCTTCTTCGACACCATCATCGTGTGCTCGGTGACCGGGAGCACGCAGGCCGGCATGATTGCCGGCTTCGCCGCGCTCGGTGGCAGGCCGAGGCGAGTGCTCGGCATCGACGGTTCGGCCAAGCCGAAGGAGACCTGGGACCAGATCGCGCGGATCGCCCGCAACACGGCGGCGCTCATCGGGGTCGAGCGCGAGCTCGGCGACGACGAGATCCTGCTCGACGAGCGCTACCACGCCGGCATCTACGGCATCCCCGACGACACGACGATCGATGCCATGAAGCTGGCCGCCCGCGCCGAGGGCATGATCACCGACCCGGTGTACGAGGGGAAGTCGATGGCCGGGCTCATCGACCTCGTGTCCCGTGGTGAGATCGCGGCGGACTCGACCGTGCTCTACGCCCACCTTGGCGGCCAACCCGCCTTGAACGGCTACAGCGCACTGGTGGACTGA
- a CDS encoding MFS transporter — translation MTSTAAHTSAATTNPRRVIVAASIGNALEWYDVIVYGFFAATISKLFFPSADETVSLLFALGTFAVAYVVRPLGALVLGAYADRVGRKAALMLSIRLMMLGTLLIAIMPPFAQIGVIAPILILVARLIQGFSAGGEFGSATAFLVEHAPERRGFMASWQFASQGFSTLLASAFGTVLTATLTDAQLESWGWRIPFLFGLLIGPVGYYIRRYVDEAGEFVAAAGTERAPVQDTFRTQKGRMLVAIGALAVSTAISYLITYMPTFAMKELGLPASTGFAATLVSGIVLTVMTPVVGHLSDRFGRVRIMLLFAALILALVYPSFAFLVAYPGFAVILVVMFVVGALKAGYFAPLPAMMADLFPVTNRATGMSVSYNIGVMTFGGTTPLVIVWLVDATGDKLAVTYYLMALAVVSLACVVIARRRMGIH, via the coding sequence ATGACGTCCACTGCCGCCCACACGTCCGCGGCGACCACGAATCCGCGCCGCGTCATCGTCGCCGCGTCCATCGGCAACGCGCTGGAGTGGTACGACGTCATCGTCTACGGGTTCTTCGCCGCGACGATCTCCAAGCTGTTCTTCCCGTCGGCGGACGAGACCGTGTCGTTGCTGTTCGCGCTCGGCACGTTCGCGGTGGCCTACGTGGTGCGCCCGCTCGGCGCGCTCGTGCTGGGCGCCTACGCCGACCGCGTCGGCCGCAAGGCGGCGCTGATGCTGTCGATCCGGCTCATGATGCTCGGCACGCTGCTCATCGCGATCATGCCGCCCTTCGCGCAGATCGGCGTGATCGCGCCGATCCTGATCCTGGTCGCCCGGCTCATCCAGGGATTCTCGGCCGGAGGGGAGTTCGGCAGCGCCACCGCGTTCCTCGTCGAGCACGCGCCCGAGAGACGGGGCTTCATGGCCAGCTGGCAGTTCGCGAGCCAGGGCTTCTCGACGCTGCTCGCGTCGGCGTTCGGCACCGTGCTCACCGCGACGTTGACCGACGCGCAGCTGGAGTCGTGGGGCTGGCGCATCCCCTTTCTCTTCGGCCTCCTGATCGGACCCGTCGGCTACTACATCCGCCGCTACGTGGACGAGGCAGGCGAGTTCGTCGCGGCCGCCGGCACCGAACGGGCGCCGGTGCAGGACACGTTCCGCACTCAGAAGGGCCGCATGCTCGTCGCGATCGGTGCGCTCGCGGTGTCCACGGCGATCAGCTACCTGATCACCTACATGCCCACCTTCGCCATGAAGGAACTCGGCCTGCCCGCGTCGACGGGGTTCGCGGCGACGCTGGTCAGCGGGATCGTGCTGACCGTCATGACGCCCGTCGTGGGACACCTGTCCGACCGGTTCGGTCGCGTCCGGATCATGCTGCTCTTCGCGGCGCTGATCCTCGCACTGGTGTACCCGAGCTTCGCGTTCCTCGTCGCGTACCCGGGCTTCGCGGTGATCCTGGTCGTGATGTTCGTGGTCGGCGCGCTCAAGGCCGGGTACTTCGCGCCGTTGCCCGCCATGATGGCCGATCTGTTCCCGGTGACGAACCGCGCCACCGGCATGTCGGTGAGCTACAACATCGGAGTCATGACCTTCGGGGGCACCACCCCGCTCGTCATCGTCTGGCTTGTCGACGCGACGGGCGACAAGCTTGCGGTGACCTACTACCTGATGGCGCTGGCCGTGGTGAGCCTCGCCTGCGTGGTGATCGCACGGCGCCGCATGGGAATTCATTGA
- a CDS encoding M20 family metallopeptidase, translating into MTRAAVTELAAEYFDSGEFLADLGRRIAFPTESQDRGRASVLRAYLSDEMIPALTGRLGCSARVVDNPAGDFPLLVATRHEDDALPTVLVYGHGDVVLGQPERWRPGLDPWRVVIEGDRWYGRGTADNKGQHTINFAALEQVLRLRGHLGFNLKILLETGEESGSPGLRAVCARLRDELAADVLIASDGPRVTAGRATLFLGSRGSTPFTLRADLRDGAHHSGNWGGLLRNPATVLASALASIVDARGRILVPGLRPPEIPANVRQALSDITLGGGPDDPAIDEDWGEPGLTPAERLVGWNSLEVLSLAAGNADTPVNAIPGTAHAHCQLRSVVGTDVDELAVILRQHLDDHGFPMVEVQVGRTMPPTRTDPDDAWVRWALASIGHTTGAKPALLPNLGGSIPNDAFADELGLCTLWIPHSYPACSQHAPDEHLLAPVAREGLQIMAGLFWDLGETPPSRSRI; encoded by the coding sequence ATGACCCGCGCCGCCGTCACCGAACTCGCCGCGGAATACTTCGATTCCGGGGAGTTCCTGGCCGACCTCGGTCGCCGGATCGCCTTTCCCACGGAGAGTCAGGATCGGGGCCGGGCGTCGGTGCTTCGTGCGTACCTGTCCGACGAGATGATCCCGGCGCTCACGGGGCGGCTCGGCTGCTCGGCGCGCGTCGTCGACAACCCGGCGGGCGATTTCCCGTTGCTCGTGGCCACTCGGCACGAGGACGACGCGTTGCCCACCGTGCTCGTCTACGGCCACGGCGATGTCGTCCTCGGCCAGCCGGAGCGGTGGCGGCCCGGGCTGGACCCCTGGCGGGTCGTGATCGAAGGCGACCGCTGGTACGGCCGGGGCACGGCCGACAACAAGGGCCAGCACACGATCAACTTCGCGGCGCTGGAGCAGGTGCTCCGCCTGCGTGGCCACCTCGGGTTCAACCTCAAGATCCTGCTGGAGACCGGCGAGGAGTCGGGATCGCCCGGCCTGCGCGCGGTGTGCGCGCGGCTGCGGGACGAGCTCGCCGCCGATGTGCTCATCGCCTCCGACGGCCCGCGGGTCACAGCCGGCCGGGCGACGCTGTTCCTCGGTTCCCGCGGCTCCACGCCGTTCACCCTGCGGGCCGACCTGCGCGACGGCGCCCATCACTCCGGCAACTGGGGCGGGCTGCTGCGCAATCCGGCGACGGTCCTCGCGAGCGCGCTCGCGTCCATCGTCGACGCGCGCGGTCGTATCCTCGTGCCCGGCCTTCGCCCGCCGGAGATCCCCGCCAACGTCCGGCAGGCCCTGAGCGACATCACCCTCGGCGGCGGCCCGGACGACCCGGCGATCGACGAGGACTGGGGCGAGCCCGGCCTCACCCCGGCCGAGCGGCTCGTCGGCTGGAACAGCCTCGAGGTGCTCTCGCTGGCCGCGGGTAACGCGGACACCCCGGTGAACGCCATCCCCGGCACCGCCCACGCGCACTGCCAGCTCCGCTCCGTCGTCGGAACCGACGTCGACGAGCTCGCCGTCATCCTCCGGCAGCACCTGGACGACCACGGGTTCCCGATGGTCGAGGTCCAGGTCGGCCGCACCATGCCGCCGACCCGCACCGACCCCGACGACGCGTGGGTGCGCTGGGCGCTCGCCTCGATCGGCCACACCACGGGCGCGAAGCCCGCGCTCCTGCCCAACCTCGGCGGCAGCATCCCGAACGACGCCTTCGCCGACGAGCTCGGGTTGTGCACCCTCTGGATCCCGCACTCCTACCCGGCGTGCTCCCAGCACGCCCCCGACGAGCACCTGCTCGCGCCGGTGGCCCGCGAAGGGCTGCAGATCATGGCCGGTCTGTTCTGGGACCTGGGCGAGACCCCACCGTCAAGGAGCCGCATATGA
- a CDS encoding LysR family transcriptional regulator, producing the protein MNLLPTPLRYFLEVARTGSISEASERLHVATSAISRQISKLEHDVGAPLFERRPRGMALSEAGEILVAYARRSSLDAEQVLADVHGVPALQRSTVKLASSEGFAREFLPAAIATFREKYPGVRFRLDVSGPAAATQQVRDGTVDLAVTYSLAPEKGIKVEYSMQQRIYALMSYDHPLALRRDVELAELLEYPLALMDESTTIRQLFDVCVALDGLSFEPVFESNYSGALQTFAQLRGGITLVGPMTVMRQLGPDRLVIVPIRNPELSKRSMQIQSMAQRTLPAAVRAFLHHLTEQVDETDPRVGRVAGE; encoded by the coding sequence ATGAACCTGCTGCCGACGCCGCTGCGCTACTTCCTCGAGGTCGCGCGCACCGGCTCGATCAGCGAGGCCTCCGAGCGGCTACACGTGGCGACGTCCGCGATCAGTCGCCAGATCTCGAAGCTGGAACACGACGTCGGGGCGCCGCTGTTCGAGCGTAGGCCGCGCGGCATGGCGCTGTCGGAGGCCGGGGAGATCCTCGTCGCCTACGCCCGGCGGAGCTCCCTCGATGCCGAACAGGTGCTCGCCGATGTGCACGGGGTGCCGGCCCTGCAGCGCAGTACGGTCAAGCTCGCGAGTTCCGAGGGTTTTGCCCGCGAATTCCTTCCGGCGGCGATCGCGACATTCCGCGAGAAATATCCGGGTGTGCGGTTCCGCCTGGACGTCAGCGGCCCGGCGGCAGCGACCCAACAGGTACGGGACGGCACGGTGGATCTCGCCGTCACGTACAGCCTCGCCCCGGAAAAGGGGATCAAGGTCGAATACTCCATGCAGCAGCGGATCTATGCGTTGATGTCGTACGACCACCCACTGGCACTGCGCCGGGACGTCGAACTCGCGGAGCTGCTCGAGTATCCCCTCGCACTGATGGACGAGTCGACGACGATCCGGCAGCTCTTCGACGTCTGCGTCGCGCTCGACGGACTGAGCTTCGAGCCCGTGTTCGAGAGCAACTACTCCGGTGCGCTCCAGACCTTCGCGCAGCTGCGCGGCGGCATCACCTTGGTCGGCCCGATGACCGTCATGCGGCAGCTCGGGCCCGATCGACTGGTGATCGTCCCGATCCGCAACCCGGAGCTGAGCAAGCGCAGTATGCAGATCCAGTCGATGGCGCAACGCACCCTGCCGGCCGCGGTGCGCGCCTTTCTCCACCACCTGACCGAGCAGGTCGATGAAACGGACCCGAGAGTCGGTCGGGTCGCAGGCGAGTAG
- a CDS encoding maleylpyruvate isomerase family mycothiol-dependent enzyme: MICTHLARAERADLLAFLAGLSPQQWDTPTLCAGWRVRDVVAHMISYEGLRGRELCRRLARGGFRLAGTNAVGVAEMRDSGPDELLSLLEQRLEPSGLTTGFGGRVALLDAMIHQQDIRRPLGVPRTIPGERLVPALSFARFAPPIGAFWRARGLRLVATDLDWSDGRGPEVHGPGESLLMAIAGRRGVVEELTGPGQATLAARIGK, from the coding sequence ATGATCTGTACACACCTCGCCCGTGCCGAGCGGGCGGATCTCCTAGCGTTCCTCGCCGGCCTGAGCCCGCAGCAGTGGGACACACCCACGTTGTGCGCGGGCTGGCGGGTCCGCGACGTGGTCGCCCACATGATCAGCTACGAGGGCCTCCGCGGGCGGGAGCTCTGCCGCCGGCTCGCCCGGGGTGGATTCCGGCTGGCGGGGACCAATGCCGTCGGCGTGGCCGAGATGCGCGACTCCGGCCCGGACGAGCTGCTCTCCCTGCTGGAACAGCGGCTGGAACCGAGCGGCCTCACCACCGGCTTCGGTGGTCGGGTCGCCCTGTTGGACGCGATGATCCACCAACAGGACATCCGCAGGCCCCTCGGTGTCCCGCGCACGATCCCGGGTGAGCGGCTCGTCCCCGCCCTCTCGTTCGCCCGCTTCGCGCCACCGATCGGGGCGTTCTGGCGCGCTCGCGGGCTCCGGCTGGTCGCGACCGACCTCGATTGGTCGGACGGGCGCGGACCCGAGGTGCACGGGCCCGGCGAGTCCCTGCTGATGGCGATCGCCGGCCGCCGCGGCGTCGTCGAGGAGCTCACCGGTCCCGGCCAGGCCACGCTCGCCGCCCGCATCGGGAAGTGA
- a CDS encoding alcohol dehydrogenase catalytic domain-containing protein — protein sequence MRAVTWHGKRDVRVDTVPDPTIQAPTDVVVRITSSGICGSDLHLYEVLGPFLDEGDVLGHEPMGVVEEVGAEVTAIRPGDRVVVPFNVSCGTCWMCEQGLHSQCETTQVHEHGKGASLFGYTKLYGHVPGGQAEYLRVPFGNTLPIKVPDGPPDDRFVYLSDVLPTAWQAVEYAAVPPGGSLLVLGLGPIGDMCTRIARYRGIENVIGVDLVPERLDRVRAHGVMVVDLTGHRRDLAEHIRGRTGGRGPDAVIDAVGMEAHGSPVGKLAHTIAGLLPDPVAAKLMETAGTDRLNALYAAVELVRRGGTISISGVYGGMADPLPMLTLFDKQVQLRMGQANVHRWVPEILPLLVEGDPLGVDGFATHRLPLDAAPEAYATFQAKKDGMVKTLLQPAA from the coding sequence ATGCGAGCGGTCACCTGGCACGGCAAGCGCGACGTGCGCGTGGACACCGTGCCCGACCCGACGATCCAGGCACCGACCGATGTGGTCGTGCGCATCACCTCGTCCGGCATCTGCGGCTCCGACCTGCACCTCTACGAGGTCCTCGGCCCCTTCCTCGACGAGGGCGACGTCCTCGGGCATGAGCCGATGGGCGTCGTCGAGGAGGTGGGGGCCGAGGTCACCGCCATCCGGCCTGGCGATCGCGTGGTGGTGCCGTTCAACGTCTCCTGCGGCACGTGCTGGATGTGCGAACAGGGCCTGCACTCGCAGTGCGAGACCACCCAGGTGCACGAGCACGGCAAGGGCGCATCGCTGTTCGGCTACACGAAGCTCTACGGCCACGTGCCCGGCGGGCAGGCGGAGTACCTGCGGGTCCCGTTCGGCAACACGTTGCCGATCAAGGTGCCGGACGGTCCGCCGGACGACCGCTTCGTGTACCTCTCCGACGTGCTGCCCACGGCCTGGCAGGCGGTGGAGTACGCGGCCGTGCCGCCGGGCGGGTCGCTCCTCGTGCTCGGCCTCGGGCCGATCGGCGACATGTGTACGCGCATCGCGCGCTACCGGGGGATCGAGAACGTGATCGGGGTCGACCTGGTTCCGGAGCGGCTGGACCGGGTGCGCGCGCACGGCGTCATGGTGGTCGACCTGACCGGGCACAGACGGGACCTGGCCGAGCACATCCGCGGCCGCACCGGCGGGCGCGGACCGGACGCCGTCATCGACGCCGTGGGGATGGAGGCGCACGGCTCGCCCGTCGGCAAGCTCGCGCACACGATCGCGGGCCTCCTCCCGGACCCGGTGGCGGCCAAGCTCATGGAGACCGCGGGCACCGACCGGCTGAACGCGCTCTACGCGGCCGTCGAACTCGTCCGCCGAGGCGGCACGATCTCGATCAGCGGTGTGTACGGCGGTATGGCCGACCCACTCCCGATGCTGACCCTGTTCGACAAGCAGGTGCAGCTGCGCATGGGGCAGGCCAACGTCCACCGCTGGGTGCCCGAGATCCTCCCGCTGCTCGTCGAAGGCGATCCGCTCGGCGTGGACGGCTTCGCCACCCATCGCCTCCCGCTCGACGCCGCCCCGGAGGCCTACGCCACCTTCCAGGCGAAGAAGGACGGGATGGTGAAGACGCTGCTGCAGCCCGCTGCTTGA
- a CDS encoding SDR family oxidoreductase — protein sequence MTSSTTRPLAMVTGASSGIGRELARQFAEHGFDLVVNAEDDRLDAAAADLHTAGADVRAVRADLRTADGVERLWSAVIATGRPLVAAALNAGVGKGGAFVDTDPPDDLAIIDLNVTSTVRLAKHVLRDMIARDEGRVLITSSIASTMPGSFQAVYNASKSFLQSFAEALQEELRDSAVTVTSLMPGPTETDFFRRADMEDTKVGASAKDDAAQVARHGFEALMKGERRVVAGSLGTRAQEAVGKAVPDAVKAKMHRRMAEPGSARQ from the coding sequence ATGACCTCGTCCACCACCAGGCCACTCGCCATGGTCACCGGCGCGTCGAGCGGGATCGGGCGGGAGCTCGCGCGCCAGTTCGCCGAGCACGGGTTCGACCTCGTCGTCAACGCCGAGGACGACCGGCTCGACGCGGCGGCCGCCGACTTGCACACCGCAGGCGCCGATGTCCGCGCCGTGCGCGCGGACCTGCGCACGGCCGACGGCGTCGAGCGGCTCTGGTCGGCCGTCATCGCCACCGGGCGCCCGCTCGTCGCCGCGGCACTGAACGCGGGCGTCGGGAAGGGCGGCGCGTTCGTCGACACCGATCCGCCCGACGATCTCGCGATCATCGACCTGAACGTCACCTCGACGGTGCGGCTGGCCAAGCACGTCCTGCGCGACATGATCGCCCGCGACGAAGGGCGCGTGCTGATCACGTCCTCGATCGCCTCGACGATGCCCGGCAGCTTCCAGGCCGTCTACAACGCGTCCAAGTCCTTCCTGCAGTCGTTCGCCGAAGCGCTGCAGGAGGAGCTGCGCGACAGCGCGGTCACGGTCACGTCGCTCATGCCGGGCCCGACCGAGACCGACTTCTTCCGCCGCGCCGACATGGAGGACACGAAGGTCGGCGCGTCGGCCAAGGACGACGCCGCTCAGGTGGCCCGGCACGGCTTCGAGGCGCTCATGAAGGGCGAGCGGCGGGTCGTCGCAGGCTCGCTGGGCACGAGGGCGCAGGAGGCCGTTGGCAAGGCCGTGCCCGATGCGGTCAAGGCGAAGATGCATCGGCGGATGGCGGAGCCGGGATCGGCCCGCCAGTAG
- a CDS encoding GNAT family N-acetyltransferase produces MTLRPARREDAPAVAEIWRSGWRDGHLGHVPDELVAARTDDSFDVRAVERAGDTVVAVVDGAVAGFVMVVGDEVEQVYVAAAHRGTAVAATLLAEAERLVGARGHGHAWLAVVAGNSRARRFYERSGWTDEGLFDHMAEGPDGLIRVPAHRYVKRVAAKP; encoded by the coding sequence GTGACGCTCCGGCCCGCCCGACGCGAGGACGCCCCCGCGGTCGCCGAGATCTGGCGCAGCGGCTGGCGCGACGGCCACCTCGGCCACGTCCCCGACGAGCTGGTCGCGGCGCGGACGGACGACTCGTTCGACGTGCGCGCCGTCGAGCGGGCCGGCGACACGGTGGTCGCGGTCGTCGACGGCGCCGTCGCGGGGTTCGTGATGGTGGTCGGCGACGAGGTCGAGCAGGTCTACGTCGCAGCGGCGCACCGGGGCACCGCGGTGGCGGCCACCCTCCTCGCGGAGGCCGAGCGCCTCGTCGGCGCGCGCGGGCACGGGCACGCATGGCTCGCCGTGGTGGCCGGCAACAGCCGGGCCCGCCGGTTCTACGAGCGGAGCGGATGGACCGACGAAGGCCTGTTCGACCACATGGCGGAAGGACCGGACGGCCTCATCCGGGTCCCCGCGCACCGCTACGTGAAGCGGGTCGCGGCGAAGCCGTGA
- a CDS encoding DUF4383 domain-containing protein, translating to MTTSPSGAVDVRRPIQLAALVVGVVFLLVGVLGFIPGVTSNFGEMAFAGHQSDAMLLGVFQVSVLHNIVHLLFGVAGLAMARTATAARDFLIYGGVIYAVLWVYGLVIGHDSAANFVPVNTADNWLHLVLAVGMIALGFLVGRDRRTV from the coding sequence ATGACAACAAGTCCCAGCGGTGCCGTCGATGTCCGCCGACCCATTCAGCTCGCCGCACTCGTCGTAGGTGTGGTGTTCCTCCTGGTGGGTGTTCTCGGCTTCATCCCCGGCGTCACGTCGAACTTCGGTGAGATGGCGTTCGCGGGCCACCAGTCCGATGCGATGCTGCTCGGCGTGTTCCAGGTTTCGGTGCTGCACAACATCGTGCACCTGCTGTTCGGCGTCGCAGGGCTGGCGATGGCCCGTACCGCGACCGCTGCCCGCGACTTCCTGATCTACGGCGGCGTGATCTACGCCGTGCTGTGGGTATACGGGCTGGTGATCGGCCACGACAGCGCGGCGAACTTCGTGCCGGTCAACACGGCCGACAACTGGCTGCACCTGGTGCTGGCCGTCGGCATGATCGCGCTCGGCTTCCTGGTCGGGCGGGATCGCCGCACCGTCTGA